Genomic segment of Aquarana catesbeiana isolate 2022-GZ linkage group LG02, ASM4218655v1, whole genome shotgun sequence:
GTGTGTGTTGCCCTCAAATTGAAAAAGGTTACATCTGATTCTTTCCATTGTAACAGACAAATGCTAACTCCTATAGTAAATAGATATGTTGTACAGGAAAGAATGATAGTTCATGCTTCCCCTTTTCTCAATAATCCCATCTTACTGTATCTAAGAGTTCAGGAGAGACCACATGGTTTCATGTTTTTTGTCTTGAGTCTATTATGGGACAATGAGGAAACTGCAGGAGTACAACCAGACAATAAAACCTTTCAAAGACaatgatcagcaatggcagcctacatatttcccCAATATGAATATGGGTGTTATTCACTCACCGGCACTCTTCTCCTTCCAGCAGTTTCTTATAGGCAGCAATTTCAAGATCCAGAGCCAATTTGGTGTTCATCAGTTCTTGATATTCCTTCAGCTGACGAGCCATGTCCTGCTTGGCCTTCTGTAATGCGTCTTCCAGATCAGCCAATTTATTTCTTGCATCCTTAACAGCCATCTCACCACGTTCTTCAGCTTGTGCTATGGCAGATTCTAGTTTTGTTTTCTAAATtaaaccaataataataaatatgataaCATACCATGCATTCGGCATTTTTTGCATTATCATTCAATCTAGGTCACATCTCATAACATAATGATTTATATTATTGAATATTGTGAAGATCTTGCCATACCTGAGCTTTAACATTTTCAATCTCTGCTTTGAGCCTTTGGACAGCTCTGTTGAGATCAGCAATTTCATTCTTTGTGCTGCGCAGATCATCACCATGCTTTCCTGCTGTATTCTTCAGCTCTTCATACTGTAGTGAATAATTTGACCAAATTACAAGGTAACAAATTGTTGGTTTGAATATGTTATAGAATATACAGTATGGCGTCAGTTATCTGTACACTGTACATCTGGAGTTGTGAAAGCTTATTATAACTTTTGCAGAAAATTATTTCATGGTTTTCTTGTGTCAGATTAATTATGGCAATGACATTGTCTAGGATATACTCACTTTGGACTGGTACCAGGATTCTGCTTCAATTCTGCTTTTGTTAGCAATCTCTTGGTACTGagctttgatctcatgaatgatagaATCCATGTCCAAGTCACGGCTGTTATCCATGGACACAATGACAGAGGTGTCTGAGATCTGGGACTGTAGTTGACAAATTTCCTGTTAAAGGAAAGAATTCCAATTAGACTATATTTAGTAAAATATCTAAGGTAAATGCCCATATGTTAATATTTTTTGTAAATTTAGATCTATAAAGTTGTAGATTTTATTACCGAAGATAAATGTTACCCATTCATTTACCAATGAACCGTACGTGGCTGTCTTTgatgtctatatactgtatatgtactgtacACCCTTAGCTTCAGTCAAAATGTTTAATATTATTAACACGTTTTCAccatataataacatatttaaagTGAATCTGAACCTAAAATGGAAAACTTCCTATGTTATAGAAAACATCAAGAAATATTAACAGTGTTTAAGTAATATGCTGAAAGGTTTACCTTTTGTTTTATAGATAGCAGTACATTTCCTATGTCTAGGCATTCCTGTGCCTTAAGCATCAAAGTTGTATATCTGCTGCATGAGAGACATCTGACTGCTCGTCTCATGAAATATGGATAAGATTTGATATTATCATTACTGTTCTACTTACTGGAGAGAAAACTGCCATACATGAGGACCTGCTATGCATGCAACCCCctgcttctgtttttttatttctgtgaaCCTGTGttacttccttctctcctcctgctTCCTAAATACATCCACCATCATTCATCAAACCACCAGTCATCATAGGTGAAGCTCTGATGTGAGAAATTAATACCATAATCCTCTGCCATGATGGCTTCCTCGACACAGAGGCATGGTGCAGAACAAAAAATGCTAAATTAGTAATGGGAAAGACCAGCTGACCAGTCAATGGTGGTGACCAGCCTACCCTCTGCTTGCCTTATTTTGGGCAAGTTGGCTCGGATGCGCAAatcaacgtacaggtacattggttCACGCACTGGCTTTTGCAGACACGCACCACGGGAGCCCACCCacgggtccggcggactcaataTCTGCCGGCCACCTGTGATTGGGGGAAAGAgggccagaacagggatctgtcaatgtaaaaaaacagatccccgttctgacaggggaggagagagagatctgctgttcctagcaaTCTTCTACCAGGcaacccatcccccatacagttaaaaacacctctcagggaacacagataaccccttgatcgccccctagtgttaacccttccctgccagtgccatttacacagtgatcagtgcattttatagcactgatcactgtattggtgtcactggtccccgaaaagtggttcagatttgtccgctgcaatgttgcagtcccactaaaaattgcagatcaccaccattacctgtaaaaacaataaaaaaaaaataaaaagtccctaaatatttcccatagtttgtagacactataacttttgcacaaaccaatcaatattattgcttattgcgatttttttttaccaaaaatatgtagcagaatacatattggtttaaactagtgaataaattcgtttttttattttttatttttgtggatatgtattaaagcagaaagtagaaaatattgtttttttttttttcaaaattcctgctctttttttgtttatagcacaaaaaataaaaaaacgtagaggtgatcaaataccaccaaaagaaagctctatttgtgggaaaaaaaggacatcaattttgttttggtacaatgtcgcacgacagtgcaattgtcagttaaagccacgcagtgccgtatcacaaaaaatggcctggtcaggaagggggtaaacccttccagggctgaaatggttgtGGTTTTCATGCTGGAAAAAGGTTGTAAATGTATCttcgtttttaaattttttctcaTATTCTGTACTAAGGTTGTTACTCACCATATCATACACTGTCCTTAGGAAGTTGAGCTCATCATTGAGAGCGTCAACCTTAGCCTGAAGTTCAGTCTTGTTCATAAAAGCTGCATCAACATCCTGTAAAAGATATTGGTGAGCACAGTTCAGCAATACATTTATTGAAGTTTGTGGGTTAGATGCCAAAATAAAGAAAATCACATGCCTTTTTAAGTGCCACAAATTCATTTTCTGCAGCTGTACGCTTATTCAGTTCATCCTCATATCTAAAGATACAAGTAAACACAAACCACTGTGAATTATTTTACAGTGTCTTATATCACCATTAAGATTTTTAAAGTAGATCATCATACTTCTTTTTAAATTCCTCTACTAATTCTTCCATATTCTTTTTCTCTGCTTCTAAACGTGACCTTTCATTGTCCAAACAATCCATTTGCCTCCTAAGATTGTTAATGAAGGATTCGAAAAGTGGTTCCATGTTACTTTTCACAGTCTTTTGGTCTTGCAGAAAAGCCCATTTTGTCTCCAGCATCTTATTTTGCTGTTCTAAGAATCTAACCTAtgggtttaagaaaaaaaacatttgatcaTTTGTTTAGCAAGGTTTATAAGTGCAGCTATCAAAAAATCACTATACAAAGAACAAATAACACACGTATATAATAGATAAAGACATAAATACAATTATGTTATTTTATTATGTAAATGATCCGAGTATATATTTCTCACATAAGTTTATGGTAAATTCTGACACATAAATAAACGTGAACAAGCATACCATACCTTGTCAATGAAAGAGGCAAATTTGTTGTTCAGGATTTTGATctgttctttctcttctttcctgaGTTTCTGAAGATTTGGGTCGATCTCCAAATTGAGAGGTGCCAGTAGACTTTCATTGACAGTGACATTTGTGATGCTCTGTGCTCCACCACAACCAGCTCCACTAAAGCCAGCACCTCCAAAGCCCCCTCGACCAGAGCTGGATCCACCAAAGCCATATCCTGATCCCATACCAGAACCAAAACCACCGCCATAACCTGCCCCACCATATCCATATCCGCTCATTCCAGTGCTGTGACTTGCAACTGAAATCTTTGGAGATCTTCCAGCGCCAAGATTGTAGGCACTTCTGCTGTATTGTGATTGTAGCCTTGACCCTACACTGGCAATTCTTGAAGAGCAACCACCTTGCCTATTTCTTGGCATTGAAGAAGAGCTAAAATTTCTGTAGCTAGAGCTACTGTGGTTGAGTAAACAAGACATGGTAAGATGAAGTACTGGATGCAGCACAAATTCAAGAAGATGGTTCTGAGTTACATACACTATCTCCTTTTATATTTTGACGAATGGGTTTGGCAGTACTTTGCAATGAAAAAATACCCTATCATTGTATTTTATTAGCTTAGTTTGCTGGCAGGGCATTTCATGCCTCTATCATTTTCAGAAAACAGCTACACACCTTCCAATGTACACACTATGAAAAACAATTATTATGGGTTACTTTACTACatataaaaaaaggttttaatttAGGCCAAAGTTATAAAGAATAATTATAAAGAATACATCCTTTATGATAGTTATGTGGCATGACATGTGTTAACTTACTATAttattttcaggttttccttttgTGTCATACATTTCTGAAATtgtcttaaatatatatatatatttttagaaggcTCACCTGTCTTTTTAAACAACAGATCTGTGGTTGTGTCTATTATGTTGTTGGTCATAAAAAGTTGATACTAGTGTATGTTCTACTGTCACGGTCCTTCCATGATTAGGTTATATTTAGCTAAGCAGGGATCATTGCATTCCTTACTTATAATTAGAAAAACTTATTTTACTCCACATACACACGGTACACATTGGCCAAATATAAGCCGATGTGTAcaccagcctgtctgacagaagccagccgaacagccagcttctgtcaaacgggcatgctggaaaaccagcatcagaTTAGCATCTGATTagcactggcagccaatggctgtgagcgctgaccaATGTGTTCTTTCGTGGgggccgtcagaacacaatagctcagtggggaaattgatgtactaacatcggatcgttagtacagctcCCAAGCTCCTCAGCaatccgctgggttgaacgaagatAAACTGATAGTGTCTACCAGGCTTAAGCTGCTTTTGATTCTGCAAAGACCGAACTCTGGATTGCAGCATTACGAGAATTATTTAAAGAGGCCTCAGCAAATAGTTGCTTCTTTCCTACCTATTGACCATTCACAAACCATAtctataaaaatacaatttaaaaataaggtacatttttttaagctcGACTTTATTCAAAAattgtgtacagtggggacggaaagtattcagacccccttaaatttttcactctttgttatattgcagccatttgctaaaatcatttttttcctcattaatgtatatatatatatatatatatatatatatatatatatatatatgtttaagttcattttttttcctcattaatgtacaaacagcaccccatattgacagaaaaacacagaattgttgacatttttgcagatttattaaaaaaagaaaaactgaaatatcacatggtcctaagtattcagactctttgctcagtatttagtagaagcacccttttgatctaatacagccattaatctttttgggaaagatgcaacaagtttttcacacctggatttggggatcctctgccatccctccttgcagatcctctccagttctgtcaggttggatagtaaatgttggtggacagccattttaggtctctccagagatgctcaattgggtttaagtcagggctctggctgggccattcaagaacagtcatggagttgttgtgaagccactccttcgttattttagctgtgtgcttagggtcattgtcttgttggaaggtaaacattcggcccaatctgaggtcctgagcactctggagaaggttttcgtccaggatatccctgtacttggccgcattcatctttcccttgattgcaaccttgtcgtcctgtccctgcagctgaaaaacacccccacagcatggtgctgccaccaccatgcttcactgttgggactgtattggacaggtgatgagcagtgcctggttttctccacacataccgcttagaattaaggccaaaaagttctatcttgttctcgtcagaccagagaatcttatttctcaccatcttggagtccttcaggtgtttttaagcaaactccatgcgggctttcatgtgtcttgcactgaggagaggcttccgttgggccactctgccataaagccctgactgattgagggctgcagtgatggttgactttcaacaactttctcccatctcccaactgcatctctggagctcagccacagtgatatttgggttcttctttacctctcaccaaagctctcctcccctgatagctcagtttggctggacggccagctctaggaagggttctggtcatcccaaacgtcttccatttaaggattatggaggccactgtgctcttaggaaccttaagtgcagcagaaattttcatgtaaccttggccagatttgtgccttgccacaattctgtctctgagctcttcaggcagttcctttgacctcaggattctcatttgctctgacatgcactgtgagttgtaaggtcttatatagacaggtgtgtggcttttctaatcaagtccaatcggtataatcaaacacagctggactcaaatgaaggtgtagaaccatctcaagaatgatcagaagaaatggaccgcacctgagttaaatatatgagtgtcacagcaaagggtctgaatacttaggaccatgtgatatttcagtttttcttttttaataaatctgcaaaaatgtcaacaattctgtgtttttctgtcaatatggggtgctgtttgtacattaatgaggaaaaaaatgaacttaaatgattttagcaaatggctgcaatataacaaagagtgaaaaatttaaggaggtctgaatactttccgtccccactgtatatcaaatgTACAATATACATGGGAAAATAGCAATATCTTAAGTTTCATAGTATTGACGTGAGGTATATCCATATAATTATAATAATCCACAGTACATAACAACTATCCACAAGGAGCagacacaaacagaaaaaaataaagtatattttAGTGGTGTGCCTATTTACTCACTAGGCTCAGATGCAGGTACAGGTTCCTTTACCTCTTTTCCCTCTAATCCCTAGGCTCCCTCTAATCCCTAGGCTTCTGGACATGCTTCCTTCAATCAGCAGTTAGGAAAGGCCATACTTGATGAGGTATAaatagctgggcaagtgatctgcagccaggtgagaggccctccactgtcagaacatGTATGTGAACAGCCAGGCCAGAGCCTAATGAACCAAAAAGGCCCTTCTACTGTGGGGACCCCCTTGCTGATTGCTACCAGAGTACTGCTATACTGCGATTGCAGTATTGTTTTCATGCATCACCAATTTTAAGGGGGCATTTCCCTCAATGATCTTCAGTGTACGGGAGATTTTTTCCGCTGACTACCAGGGGACCCTTCTCTCAATGTACACTAATGATTGCACA
This window contains:
- the LOC141127256 gene encoding keratin, type II cytoskeletal cochleal-like — encoded protein: MSCLLNHSSSSYRNFSSSSMPRNRQGGCSSRIASVGSRLQSQYSRSAYNLGAGRSPKISVASHSTGMSGYGYGGAGYGGGFGSGMGSGYGFGGSSSGRGGFGGAGFSGAGCGGAQSITNVTVNESLLAPLNLEIDPNLQKLRKEEKEQIKILNNKFASFIDKVRFLEQQNKMLETKWAFLQDQKTVKSNMEPLFESFINNLRRQMDCLDNERSRLEAEKKNMEELVEEFKKKYEDELNKRTAAENEFVALKKDVDAAFMNKTELQAKVDALNDELNFLRTVYDMEICQLQSQISDTSVIVSMDNSRDLDMDSIIHEIKAQYQEIANKSRIEAESWYQSKYEELKNTAGKHGDDLRSTKNEIADLNRAVQRLKAEIENVKAQKTKLESAIAQAEERGEMAVKDARNKLADLEDALQKAKQDMARQLKEYQELMNTKLALDLEIAAYKKLLEGEECRLSGECAGSVKISVVSSTVGGSFASHGGFHGGSHGDSGKSSGAGFGTASVSGGMSGSRFTSSGGASSSSSTANRGYGSGAGHASSGGGYTAGTSSATITRTTSSSSSSSRKI